From the Microplitis mediator isolate UGA2020A chromosome 6, iyMicMedi2.1, whole genome shotgun sequence genome, one window contains:
- the LOC130669612 gene encoding V-type proton ATPase subunit D has translation MSGKDRLPIFPSRGAQMLMKSRLAGATKGHGLLKKKADALQMRFRMILGKIIETKTLMGEVMKEAAFSLAEAKFATGDFNQVVLQNVTKAQIKIRSKKDNVAGVNLPVFESYQDGTDTYELAGLARGGQQLAKLKKNYQKGVKLLVVLASLQTSFVTLDEVIKITNRRVNAIEHVIIPRIERTLAYIISELDELEREEFYRLKKIQDKKKIIKAKAEARRLAMIAAGNDYDSANMLDEGDDDLLF, from the exons atgtcGGGTAAAGACAGACTACCGATTTTTCCCTCTCGGGg agccCAAATGTTGATGAAATCCCGTCTCGCTGGTGCGACAAAAGGCCATGggttattaaaaaagaaagcagATGCGTTACAAATGAGATTTCGTATGATTCTTGGTAAAATTATTgag accAAAACATTGATGGGAGAAGTAATGAAGGAAGCAGCATTTTCACTAGCAGAAGCTAAATTTGCGACTGGTGATTTCAATCAGGTGGTTTTGCAAAACGTAACTAAAGCGCAGATTAAAATACGATCAAAAAAAGACAACGTGGCTGGTGTGAACTTGCCAGTATTTGAGTCTTATCAGGACGGTACGGACACATATGAACTTGCTGGGCTGGCGCGTGGAGGCCAGCAGCTCGCGaagctcaaaaaaaattatcaaaaggGTGTGAAGCTTCTAGTGGTGTTGGCTTCATTGCAAACGAGCTTTGTTACTCTTGATGAAGTAATAAAGATCACTAACAGACGTGTCAATGCCATTGAACACGTTATCATTCCTCGTATTGAGAGGACGCTTGCTTACATTATTTCGGAGCTCGATGAACTTGAACGTGAGGAATTTTACCGGCTTAAgaaaattcaagacaaaaagaaaattatcaaagccaag gctGAAGCACGTCGTTTGGCGATGATTGCTGCTGGTAATGATTATGATTCAGCAAATATGCTCGATGAAGGAGAcgatgatttattattttaa
- the LOC130669611 gene encoding nucleic acid dioxygenase ALKBH1-like, with protein MFRDHFKYYKSRNPSPKFEDVIDINNSTKVRQVPAKWILKCSRVFTLGLTDVSSWKIYEFNDIPGLIFIKNPFTSAGQRHWITKCLRDYPKKPNKLNIDAHGLLEDNETWWDICTRSDDRAVGLIPKLRWATMGYHHNWDTKHYSEDLRTEMPGDLAEMSKVFAEALGFKDFNAEAAIINYYRMNSTLAGHTDHSEVDLHAPLISISFGQTAVFLIGGSKLEDPANGIFIRSGDVVIMTGQSRLNYHGVPRILADESLTWELDEGNHLNNYHDWSKAKTFINETRININVRQVLKPGQRNLCQSI; from the exons atgttCCGAGATCACTTCAAATATTACAAAAGTCGTAATCCATCTCCGAAATTTGAAGACGtcattgatattaataattccaCAAAA gTTAGACAAGTACCTGCTAAATGGATATTAAAATGCTCAAGAGTATTTACTTTAGGTTTGACAGATGTATCATCAtggaaaatatatgaatttaatgATATACCAG gtttaatatttattaaaaatccattTACGTCTGCTGGACAACGTCACTGGATCACAAAGTGCCTGCGAGATTACCCGAAGAagccaaataaattaaatatagatgCGCATGGTCTTCTGGAAGACAACGAGACCTGGTGGGATATTTGTACGAGAAGCGACGACCGTGCGGTTGGTTTGATTCCTAAATTGCGTTGGGCAACGATGGGGTACCATCACAACTGGGATACTAAACATTACTCTGAAGATTTACGAACAGAAATGCCGGGAGATTTAGCTGAAATGTCGAAAGTATTTGCCGAAGCACTTGGATTTAAAGATTTCAATGCTGAAGCcgctataattaattactatcgCATGAACTCAACCCTTGCTGGTCATACTGATCATTCGGAAGTTGATCTTCATGCCCCATTGATCTCCATAAGCTTTGGACAGACAGCGGTTTTTTTAATCGGGGGTTCAAAGCTAGAGGATCCAGCCAATGGTATTTTTATTCGCAGTGGCGATGTTGTCATCATGACCGGGCAGTCGCGTTTGAATTATCATGGAGTTCCCAGGATTTTAGCTGATGAATCCTTGACTTGGGAACTAGATGAAGgcaatcatttaaataattatcatgacTGGAGTAAAGCCAAAACTTTTATCAATGAAACGAGGATCAATATCAATGTCAGACAAGTTTTGAAACCTGGACAGCGTAATTTGTGTCAAagtatttga
- the LOC130669613 gene encoding uncharacterized protein LOC130669613 isoform X1, with protein sequence MSSSRLNAVAIPDIRFNEVIEHLRFNFFADEPLNRGVDLCQKGDSHLELENHCLATLKQGYSRMLVTEDGTIAGLALNGVTKKGDREEAVRRLEELDDEKFKIIFGLLYKVNEKVDLYGKYNTEELFECRILSVDEEFRGRGLANILMADTVDVAKRAGFKVMKADATGIYSQKVFEKHGFKTEAEILYTDIDEKLRPAPPHRSLKLMVLVL encoded by the exons ATGTCTTCTTCAAGATTAAACGCTGTAGCAATACCGGATATACGTTTCAATGAAGTTATTGAACACTTGAGATTTAATTTCTTTGCTGATGAGCCACTGAATCGTGGAGTTGATCTTTGTCAGAAGGGTGATTCGCATCTCGAGCTGGAAAATCATTGTCTTGCAACTCTGAAGCAGGGATACTCGCGAATGCTCGTCACTGAAGATGGAACg ATAGCTGGACTAGCACTGAATGGAGTAACGAAGAAAGGCGACCGCGAAGAAGCTGTCCGACGTCTCGAGGAGCtcgatgatgaaaaatttaaaataatatttggcCTGCTGTACAAAGTTAATGAGAAAGTCGATTTGTATGGCAAGTACAACACGGAAGAATTATTTGAATGCAGGATCCTGAGTGTCGATGAAGAGTTCCGCGGCCGCGGATTAGCCAATATATTGATGGCTGATACTGTCGATGTTGCAAAACGCGCTGGTTTTAAG gtAATGAAAGCAGATGCCACAGGTATTTATTCCCAAAAAGTATTCGAGAAACACGGATTTAAAACAGAAGCTGAGATTCTGTACACtgatattgatgaaaaattaagaCCCGCACCACCCCATCGTTCTTTGAAACTCATGGTCCTGGtactttaa
- the LOC130669613 gene encoding uncharacterized protein LOC130669613 isoform X2 has translation MSSSRLNAVAIPDIRFNEVIEHLRFNFFADEPLNRGVDLCQKGDSHLELENHCLATLKQGYSRMLVTEDGTIAGLALNGVTKKGDREEAVRRLEELDDEKFKIIFGLLYKVNEKVDLYGKYNTEELFECRILSVDEEFRGRGLANILMADTVDVAKRAGFKYPFNVCMFLLFIYLSR, from the exons ATGTCTTCTTCAAGATTAAACGCTGTAGCAATACCGGATATACGTTTCAATGAAGTTATTGAACACTTGAGATTTAATTTCTTTGCTGATGAGCCACTGAATCGTGGAGTTGATCTTTGTCAGAAGGGTGATTCGCATCTCGAGCTGGAAAATCATTGTCTTGCAACTCTGAAGCAGGGATACTCGCGAATGCTCGTCACTGAAGATGGAACg ATAGCTGGACTAGCACTGAATGGAGTAACGAAGAAAGGCGACCGCGAAGAAGCTGTCCGACGTCTCGAGGAGCtcgatgatgaaaaatttaaaataatatttggcCTGCTGTACAAAGTTAATGAGAAAGTCGATTTGTATGGCAAGTACAACACGGAAGAATTATTTGAATGCAGGATCCTGAGTGTCGATGAAGAGTTCCGCGGCCGCGGATTAGCCAATATATTGATGGCTGATACTGTCGATGTTGCAAAACGCGCTGGTTTTAAG tATCCATTCAATGTCTGCatgtttttgttgtttatttatttatcaag gtAA